The Peptacetobacter hiranonis DNA window TTATCTCTTGTAGCAGAGGCAGAATCTAAGTCTTTTATTGAATCGAGTTCAAAGTTTTGAATTAAAATATTAACAAATTGAATTGCATAAGGTGAGTTTAATTTTTCTTTCAAATTTTCCAAAATAGCAATTCTTTCTTCGTTTGAATAATTATTATTTAATTTATCGTCTATAAAAAGCTTCTTAACATCATTTGATGGGATGCTTGATTTTTCACAGTATTCTATCAAGAATTTAAAGTTATACTCTAACCTCTGCATATCGACCCCGTAAAATCTGATCATATTGTTTTTATGAGTAGAGTTGTAATCTCGTATATACTCTATTAGTTCCATCATTTCTTCGGTTTTATATATTTCAAACCCAATAGATGAAACAATATCTTTTAAATTACCATTTCCAGTTTGTATATATCTGTTTACATTTTCGCAACCACCAAAATCACCTTCTAAAATAAATGAACGGACATTATAATTTTCAACTAATTCTTTTAAAATATCTAATTTTAGCTTTTGAAACTCAGAATTTCCATGAGTGGCTTCACCAAGAGCGATTATATTCTTATCTGATGGAATAGAAAAATCTTCCATTTTCTTTGCATAAATAGAAAATTCATTTGTATCCACACTTTCACCAGTTCCAAAGCCACCAAAGTGAGTAAAAATAAATCCTAAAATTAAAATTACTATAAAAATAGTATAAAATATATACCTAAGTTTAAACTTTAAAATATTATTTTTCAAAATAAGTACCTCCTATAAATTTATAAAATGACAATATCAAAATTATTCAACTTCCTGAAGAAGCTCTTCAGGAGACATATTAAATAATTTTGCAAGAGCTATTAAATTTGAAGTGCTAGGATCAGATACACCATTTTCCCACTTTGAAACAGCTTGTCGGCTAACACCAATTGCTTCAGCTACAAACTCTTGAGTCATATGATTTTTTTCTCTGTGAGATTTTAAAACTTCGCCAAGAGACTTTCTTATAATAGTCTTTTCTTTTCTAACTTCACTTGATTTAATATATTTAATTAATGCTTTTATAGTGAAATATACTAGAGCCAAAAAGCTACCGATCATTAAAAGTCCTATAAGAATAACAACTCCGAAGACAAGTATTCCTAAAAATTCACCAAACTCCATAAAAACATCTCCTTTCTTGAATAAATATAACAAAAAAACACAGTTGCAACTAGAAACTATAGCGAAAATATTGGTTGCAAAATGAGTGCATATAAATAAAAAAATAAAAACCATCAAAAATTAAGTTAAAATTAAAGATTGATGGTTAAATTTATTATATATATTTATAATTTATAAAATACTTTGTATTAACTACACTTCCCATCTCAAATCATGTCCTAAGAATTCTAAAATTCTAAAGTTACCAACTATTCTAGAGAAGGTTCTCTGAGAATACAACTCAACTATTTTACTAGAGTCCAAATTTGTAGATATGATAATCTTCTTGCCAGCAAGAAGTCTAGTATTTACTATATTAAAAATTTCTCCACTAGAGAATGAGTTGTTTAACTCTGTACCTAAATCGTCTATAATTAATAAATCACAGTCGAAAAGATTTTTGTAGTTCTCGTCATTGATTCTTGAATCCTCATCTTTTCTAAATTTATAGTTCTCTAAAATCTCAAGTATTCTAAATGCAGTCTGATATATAACACTATAGCCTTGGTCTAGTAAAGCTTTGGCGATACAGTTGCACATGTAAGTTTTTCCAAGTCCTGTCGCACCGTGGAAAAATAGATTTGAGTTATTATCCTGAGCAAACTCGCTTACAAAAGAGTCACAAACAGATAAAATCTTTAGTATATTTTGCTTTGGAGATAGATTCTTTCCTTCGATTATCTCATCAGAGAATATACTCAAATCAAAGTTATCGAAGTTTTCTTTTTCTAAAACTCTACTTAAATTTGACATTTTATAGGCTTCGTTTATTATTGCCTGTTTAAGACAAGTACATTTCTTACCTCCACCTAAAAATCCGGTATCCTTACATTTTGGACAGCTGTACTGCATTTCAAGGTAGTTTTCTGGTATTCCATTTTCGGCTAAAATCTGTTTTTTTCGATTAACAAGTTCTTCCATTTCACGCTTACATTCATAGACGATTTCTTCTCTTGCCTTAGTATCTTTTAAAACAGCCTTTGTAAGTCTAAGACCAGACATGGAAATTTCATCATCTATTTTCTTTATTTCAGGAAGAGATTCATAAATAGACTGTTTTCTTTTTTCTAGTTTTTCTTCATTATCATCTCTTTTTCTTTGATATTTTAAGAGAATATCTCTAATTTTTTCCTCTTTCATACAAATTCATCCTTTCTAAAGATAAAGCTACTTAAATTTCTTTTCCTGGCTTTTTCTAATTTTCTCTTCAAGTTGCTCAGGAGTGTACTTAGTAACAGTTTCTTCAAAGTTTTTAAATTTATTATAGCTTGTAGGAGCTTTTGATGTAGTTTTAGCATATGAGCGAGTGACCTTTTTGCTGTTTTGCTCCTTTTGTTTTTCAAGTTCTTTTTCTTTTTCCTTCCGCTTAAACTCTTCAACGGCTTTAAGCTCGGCAAGTGTGTGTATTTCTTCATTTGCCCAGTTTTTGACTATTCCGTTTATATATGAGATAGAAGGAGTGGTAACATTTTTAGATTTTGAACAAGCCTCTAAAACTAGCTCAATATCGGCATTATATACGTCAAACCAAGTATCCATTGCCTCTTTTTCGGCGCGAGTAGGCTCTCTTCTAAATCCAAGCTCATTGAAAACAATGCGGTACATTGAATATCTCTGACTTCTTTCAGCAAAACTATCCT harbors:
- a CDS encoding ATP-binding protein, whose protein sequence is MKEEKIRDILLKYQRKRDDNEEKLEKRKQSIYESLPEIKKIDDEISMSGLRLTKAVLKDTKAREEIVYECKREMEELVNRKKQILAENGIPENYLEMQYSCPKCKDTGFLGGGKKCTCLKQAIINEAYKMSNLSRVLEKENFDNFDLSIFSDEIIEGKNLSPKQNILKILSVCDSFVSEFAQDNNSNLFFHGATGLGKTYMCNCIAKALLDQGYSVIYQTAFRILEILENYKFRKDEDSRINDENYKNLFDCDLLIIDDLGTELNNSFSSGEIFNIVNTRLLAGKKIIISTNLDSSKIVELYSQRTFSRIVGNFRILEFLGHDLRWEV
- a CDS encoding erythromycin esterase family protein translates to MKNNILKFKLRYIFYTIFIVILILGFIFTHFGGFGTGESVDTNEFSIYAKKMEDFSIPSDKNIIALGEATHGNSEFQKLKLDILKELVENYNVRSFILEGDFGGCENVNRYIQTGNGNLKDIVSSIGFEIYKTEEMMELIEYIRDYNSTHKNNMIRFYGVDMQRLEYNFKFLIEYCEKSSIPSNDVKKLFIDDKLNNNYSNEERIAILENLKEKLNSPYAIQFVNILIQNFELDSIKDLDSASATRDKFMAENLEWVYNMEKSLGHDKIFVSAHNIHVAKWASYDSMGKIISKKFPNEYYVIGTDFYKTKCNLATKKGRTNKVFYSRNPLAKASKLLNFDISWIEFDSIKKSSNLFNSVNNFCYLGSIGDYYSVFNKLVPYSYRIFQPPAQMYDGMILVANATPINNFN
- a CDS encoding helix-turn-helix domain-containing protein, whose amino-acid sequence is MEFGEFLGILVFGVVILIGLLMIGSFLALVYFTIKALIKYIKSSEVRKEKTIIRKSLGEVLKSHREKNHMTQEFVAEAIGVSRQAVSKWENGVSDPSTSNLIALAKLFNMSPEELLQEVE